One Vicia villosa cultivar HV-30 ecotype Madison, WI linkage group LG5, Vvil1.0, whole genome shotgun sequence genomic window, ACCTTAGTAATCGCAGTATTTGCAACTTTCGTCCTCTGACAAGTATTCTCCCTCCAATACTCAACCTCTTTCAGATAACATGTGTGCCCAAAACAACACCTTATGTTCATCAGTGCATGCTATAACCTTAGAGATCTTCTCGATCTCTTGGATCCAAGtgtgagcaccctcaggatcataCCTTCCCTTAAATGTAGGCAGGTTGTTCCTCTAAAATTTTCTTAACCCAAGAAAATCATCAACTACTCCATGTTGATTTTGCTGAGCCTGCAAATCCGCGTTCATTTGTCTCATCAGATGAGTCATTGCTTCCAAAGCATCGTCAATCACACAGTCATTCCTTCCAGTCATTTCTTTCTGCACAATTAACCAATACAAATAAACTAAttgtaattaataaataaaacaacatataccaaaaacaagtatcgacagtgttcacacacatgtcgcatataGTATCCAAACTCGTTCACAACCTAGGCCGAGTGAACCAACTTGCTTTGATACCAAttatgtaacaccctaaatccAGAAACTCTTTATTTATTAAAGATCAACAACTATTTCTCCAAAACCAATGTTACACATGCTCAACAATATCCTTTTtccaaataaaacataaaacaacagCATAATTCAACAATAAACATTACTTCAAGCAACCTCAAAAAAATAGtacttgattaattaaataattcaaaTAGTAACTCAAAACAATGATAAAACATCCCAACACACAGTGTTACAGATTATAGCATCAACAAAACTAAATAAcacaaaaaacaataaataaatgaaGTGGCCTCAATGTCATCCTCCAGTTCAAACAACAATTTAATCTTTACCTAATTATTTATAATACAAGAGTTCAAAATACCACCAAAAAACAAACAGGAGTGAGAATAAATTCATAGATGTTATCGTTGTGTAAAACTAGTGCGATACCCGTGCATGCGCACGGGTACGTGTTGGTGCCATGTCATTTGGGTCAACTAATAGTTATTTGTCTACCttaaatttttgtaaatatttttgatgttttgataaatatttatttgaatatatttggaTTATGCATACCACGGGTACCCGTCGGTCTTGCGCATTGGGTTTTAGGGCacttaaataaaatagagaaaatgAATATATATGTGTAAGTTAATATAATaaggtaaaataatttaaataggtTAAAAATATATGTTGGGCCTTATAGTTTGTTAATATATGTAAGTTAATAGGACATTAAAGTTTATTGGGCCTTAGATGGTTAGGCTTGGTGCATAATACCTAATTTAATTGTTAGACCTAATATGTTAATAGGCCCACAAAAGAAtcctattattgttattgttacatAACGTTGGATTTCATAACTCTTCAACGTGTTGGCAATCAAAGGTTGTGTCTTCTTAAGTCTGTGTTTGGCATTGTTGCTGTAAGAAACGCAGGGTCCGGTGATACGTTTGAAGAACAAAATGTCACAACCAAGAAGGTATTCTCTTCGAATGAGGTATGTGCATGTGTtactgtttatgttgtttgcagagTTTATTAGAAGATATTCATCCATTTAGAGGTCACAATgttgttttgattttagttcactCGATCGGTTGGAGTTGCAAACACCATGGGAGCGGCTCACAGTTGAGAGGATACAGAGTGGGTCACATGAGAATGAGGATGTTATGGAGGAATAGAAGAAACAACATGAAAGATTGACTCTTGTCGAAGAGGCTGCCAGTGTTGTCGAAAATAAACGGTAAtcttatagttttattttattttttgcattGAATTCCATTTAACCTCCACGAAATTGAATGTGTTTCCCGAAAAATGTGTTACAACTTAGTTTAATGAATAGTTTGTATGTTATTGTGTTGAAGGAATGATGGAGATGGGATAGGAAGTTCTGTGCGATTATCAGATACTGCTGATTTGAATGAATACATAATGATATCTTCTGATAGTGAGAGGTAAAGTTTATTTATAAGTGATAGGGAATATATTATAGTTATAGGTATACTGATGTTGTTGTGTTGGAATTTTGTTGTAAATGTGGTGTTAATTTCAGGGAAATGAGTCCTATACAGGAGGAGCTGGAAGAAGCATATTGGACTCGTGAAGTTCATGATGTAAAGAAGTTTTGCTCAAATGTTATGGTAAGCAGTGTTCAAAGTCTATAGTTGTTGGCACAATGGTGTTATACACAGAAGTAATGTAACTGATATTGTTTGTCAATGAGTGCAGCATATTCCTGCAAAAATAGTAGACAAATGTGGACTTGCTGGAATGGCAGAGATTACCCTCAATGATGTGGACAACGGGTACCCATATGAGTGCAATGTGAAGAAGAggccaaaaaaaaaatgaaacatattTGTATGGAGAATGGTTTGATTATGTAAGGgcagctgaattgaaagaaggagATAAAGTGCACTTTGTGATTTATTACCCGCCAGTGTTAGATATTATGGTTACAGTGGAGCGCAGTGGTGATCGTTGATAGAGTTGTTGGTTAGGCAATGTTTGTGGTGGATGTATAGGACTGTTTGTTGGCAGTTTGGTTTGTATGGGAATtatcattttgtttttttgttgtaatggtggatgtgaacaaagattaacaattatggtactatgtatggttttaaattaaatattatcaaaTTTGGTTTTAATCTGCCATGGTTTTATATGCAAAATTGATTACCAATCTGTTTTTAAATTAAGTATTGCTTATTATAAGTATTGAACAGGATTTCTATTAAAATTGATCAGAATAGGGTTCCTAATTTCATTATTGTTGGTATAAGTAGGGGTATGGGTCTTGTAAATGGTAGGCTATTAAATCTAAATGGTGAACATACAACAATGGACTTATGAATAGTTGAAAATCCAATTTAATAGGAGTATATGTTAAAGAGTAGTATGGTAATATTAAATGGTTATAAAATAGCTGTAATGTGTTATATTATATTGGGATGTGaaagatcaattgggttatgggcAGTTAATGTTTTTTGTGaggaatataaataaaatgaaaactgttttgaagtgaTGTAAATGCAAAGAAGACTAATTGAACAATTGCATTGAATTCTATTGGACTGTGGAAAAGTTGCAGGTATGTGAAGAGTCCATTTAGAGTGTTATATAAGTAATGTGTAGGAAGTTTGAAAGCACTAAAAACTGAAGCAGTTATCATTACTCTGCAACCAATAGTGTAAGTCGCGAACTTCTGAAAAGATGGAAGGAAGTGTTGATCAAGCAATGAGAGGTAAAGGTAAACATATCATTTGAATGGTTGTTCTGttacattttgaatttaaaagttaTATATGGTTGCATGCAGGTGAAGAAAACTCGGTGAACCAAATGGCTATGGAGAAAGCTGTCACTTGTGATAACTCTGTGTATGTTTGAATTAGCTTATGTTGAGTATACGTTTTTATGCTTGAATTTAGAATGTTTGataacacatttatttattcaCCATGTTGtttgtttctattatgtttcaGATGCCATGAACCGGATGGTGAGGATGTTAGTTGCCATGCATATCAGCCTGCTAAGTTACGATATTGTATCTGGAAGCAAGATGTGGCTAATGGGAAGATGGCTCAGTCATGTCTTCTTGTAAGTTATTATTCGTTTTAAGCTTATTGTCTTTCCCTATCAGTTAATGGGATAATGTAATgttgttttatattaatattgcaGGAAATTCCTGAGCATATTGTGGCAAGTCGCTGGCTCAATGGAGCAAGGTTTGTAGATTTGGTTGACTGGGAAAGAGAAGTCAGGTATGAATGTGAAGTTCATCATACCGAAAAGGGTCAGATGTTCTTAGGGCGTGGTTGGTACAAATTTGCCAAGGAAAGGTGCCTGCTTGATGGAGACTCTATGGGTTTCAGCATTAAGGATCCCGTCAGCAAGGAGATACTTGTAACAatgttgaaaaattgaaaaatgatgtAAAAGTTTGTTATAAGTATCTATCTATTAAACATTTTGTAATTCCCTGGTGGACTTAGCTCCacctttatattaatatatatgatTTTGGTATTTAGATATTATGCTATAAATATATTACTTCTGTTACTTGCATTACTAATATgctgttagtaatatatattactgctGTTACTTGCATTACTAATATgctgttagtaatatatattactgctGTTACAGATTTACcgtgattaatttttaaaacttagacattgttaaaaacctctttatacacaacatttgtagttttccccctgaatttcttttcttcatcatgtATCAGTATTTTGATTCCCTTTTTTGTTGTTACTCTCGACAATGCGTCATAAATCTGGCCATGTGTGAATACATCTTTTGGTAAGTACAAACCAACGTTATCCAATGACTGTCCCTGTGATTTGTTGATGGTCATAGAATAGGAAACTATAATAGGGAACTGTCTCCTATTCAGTTTGAATGGCCATGTTTCTTGTCAATGTTAATACCTCAACTGAATGCCATATGTAAGATGCATTTATGGCACATTGTACAATATCTGCCTCTAGGGACGACAGGTAAAATCTGTCTGAAATCGCTACCGAAAACAACAACCTTTCCACCAAATACATCAGTTGAATTTTTGTTTGCACTCATAACATCTTTCAAAGTTCTGTCAAGCGATTCTATTGCATACTTATGCGCCATTGGTGGCTCATCCCATATTATAAGCTTTGTCTGTCGTAACATGTCTGCAACATATTTCTGCAACATATGTCTGCAACATTATCGTTGAACTGAAATATTATTACACATATATATTGTTACCTCCTGGAAGTAACAATATCAATTCCAATTACAATATTAAACTGTATGAAATCTACAATATAAAACTGTATGGATTCACATTACTCTTGTGATAACAGCTGTTATGAAACAAACAGATATAATATTAATGGGGTATGTTGGAAAGTTGATTGGGATGAGGCAATAAGTGAAGCATTATCTGCTATATACTTTATACAATGCAAATGGAAGGTCTTGTCATTATAATTTCAAAATGTTATGCACAATCTTTATATTACCTATTATAACAGTCCTTATTAATGAGAACATGAATGGACATTAACATATTTCTAACTCTCATGTGTACCTTTATTTAACTCAGTAGGTGATCCCATTCAATCCAATTGCAACAGGTGCTCAGATAAATGTCAACAATTTGAAGAGAATACATACAATGTCATATGCGCAGCTatattaattttgattatttataacatTCAACAGAGCATTTTGTCGGTGCATGCTAGTTGTGTGAACTTCTCAGTAAAAAGGCAAGTTCATAGCAGTTGAATAGATGATTAAGGAAAAACAGAAAAGTCTTATATTAAGATAACAGAATCAGACTTACAAGTCTGATTTGTTTATGATACATAAGTgagataaaacaaaaaacaaataaagtggaaaggaaataaaacaaaaacacaccCAAACATACTTAAAATTATGCAGGAACTACTAATCTATCTtctctatttttataattttctttaacTTGTTTGATGAAAGTTCTCCATTACACGTGGCATCCGAGGTTGTTGACTCGCTTGATGCGCTTGGAAAGTGTCTTTTTCCAGTAGGAGTAAGTGGATTTGTGCTGTGCGTTGAACTCACATAAAGATCCTGTTACATAAGTGAACAAACATGACACAATTAATATTCAACAGTACATTAAAAGTGGAGTACATTTGAGTACAGTAAACGTCCTTACGAAGACAAAATTAGGTTCGGATCGAACAGTGGTCATTGCTTCGACAGCAGGCTGTTTCATCTACAAATCATTCGAAACATAGTACAAAATCATAATATGCGCAAAGTCAGTTTACAATGATTTTAATTTGCATAACACATGCAAAGATTAAATTCAAATACCTCATCTGGGTCAAACTGATCAGCAAGCTCTTTCACAAAAGGGTCATTCTTCAATAGCATAACGACAGAGGCATTCTTCCAACGTGGTTGCCACTTAACTTTGAAAGCCATCTTGCAATCCAACATCTGATCCAATGCCAGTGGGAATTCCAAGGGATCATGAATGCCAGCCTTTAGGAGATTGCAAGACAAAGATCAGTTAACTCTGGCATAATTGTCTATGTTTTTCCAACGGTATGTAAACGGAAATACCTTAATCATTGTATGACGCAGCTGAGAAGCAGACAATCCCAAAAGTAACTCACACTCTCGGTCCCAAAATAAAAAGTTACAGCTATTCCCGGCATGAGTAACCTCAATCTCAATCTTATACCTACATTCGCAGTATACATAGAGCACTCAAAAAGGTCATGTTTAGTACCTTGACAATCACACATATTAATGaaataacataaaacatgtgaCAAGGATGTTAACCTAAAAATCTCTGCCTCAGTGAAATGTCCAGCCTCACACTCAAACGGAGCTCTGTCACCACGCGCAATACATGAGCAAGCATGACAACCACGATAATACCAGCCATACGGAGAGGCAACCAGCATTTTAGTTTCTCCCACAGTCGCACAAAATGTAATATGCAATTATGGAACCAAAAGATAATACGATACACTGTCAAATGCAACGGAAAAATGGAAATATATACTAAATCAGAATAAACGGCCAACAACTTCCGAACATACAGTTCTGAGTTTTATAATATCCCCATCAGGGCCGGTTCTTTGAATTTTggtgccttgggcgaatcaaaagagtggtgcccctataatttttttaaacaataaatacataaagataaaagaaataattagataaaaaacacattttcatttgacatcgtccaaaaagaatagaaatatggatctttgaatcaatgtttatactacatcaaaacataaactactataaagagacttattcttcttcttcttggtcccgtctttttttcctataaaaaaattgaccaagCTTTTAACATTATTTAATATCATCCTCTTAgtattttttgttgcaaaatcgttaataatttgttcataatcaaggttcttcaaaaaattattttcaattgaaattaaggcaggactatttaatctatcttgtgatatagtagatctcaaataagactttaataattttaatttagaaaaacttattccagcagatgcaacactgataggGGTAGTCAATATTCCTCTATAATATATGCATGCATTAGGAA contains:
- the LOC131604555 gene encoding uncharacterized protein LOC131604555, with protein sequence MKFKQERGDDFGPIFVMIQYAKVKAQGKFPLSVTNTFNVTVLGLNTDLLPMKEFIESFPKDSMITLSGQEGSNSQLSAQNSENQQMTPVQKLLSKAVVMPNGDQGWPGARAQTKMLVASPYGWYYRGCHACSCIARGDRAPFECEAGHFTEAEIFRYKIEIEVTHAGNSCNFLFWDRECELLLGLSASQLRHTMIKAGIHDPLEFPLALDQMLDCKMAFKVKWQPRWKNASVVMLLKNDPFVKELADQFDPDEMKQPAVEAMTTVRSEPNFVFDLYVSSTHSTNPLTPTGKRHFPSASSESTTSDATCNGELSSNKRHMLQKYVADMLRQTKLIIWDEPPMAHKYAIESLDRTLKDVMSANKNSTDVFGGKVVVFGSDFRQILPVVPRGRYCTMCHKCILHMAFS